The following nucleotide sequence is from Futiania mangrovi.
ACCGTGATGGTGGAATCTGACGGTGAGAATCTCATCTTCGTCATCGAGGACATGGGCCAGGGGATGCCGGCCGACCTCATCGCCGAGGCGCTGACGCCCTTCCGCCAGGTCAACGCCCACCGCAACGCCCGCAGCAAGGATGGGGCGGGCCTGGGCCTGCCGCTCGCCAAGCGGATCGCCGAACTGCACGGCGGCAGCTTCGAGATCGAGAGCGAGCCGGAGGCCTTCACCCGCGTCCGGATCAGCCTTCCCGTCGTGCGCACGACGTCCAAGACCCGCCTTCGGGCGGCGTGAGACCCGCACGCACGGCGGCGATCTCTCCCCTTGCCTGCGCGGTGATCTGGACGGCCCCCCAGACGAACAGCCCTGCATCCGGCGCCGGAAAGCCCCATTGGCATCTGATTGCCCTCGCAGCCCCTCGCGGGGGCGGCGTCAGACCAGCCGGCTCTGCTCGACCGCGGCCTTGACGAAGCTTGCAAACAGCGGATGGGGGGCGAAGGGCTTGGACTTCAGCTCCGGGTGGTACTGCACGCCGATGAACCAGGGATGGTCGGGCAGCTCCACGGTCTCCGGCAGCAGGCCGTCGGGAGAGGTTCCGGCGACCAGCATGCCTGCCTGTTCCAGCCGCTCCCGGTAGCCCATGTTGACCTCGTAGCGGTGGCGGTGCCGCTCCGAGATCGTGTTGGCGCCGTAGATCGAAGCGATCCGGCTGTTGGGTGACAGCCGCGCCTCGAAGGCGCCGAGCCGCATGGTGCCACCCAGGTTGCCATTGGCCTGCCGGCGTTCGAGTTGTTCGCCGCGCATCCACTCTGTCATCAGGCCGACCACCGGCTCCTCGCAGGGGCCGAACTCGGTCGAACTGGCCTTCGCGATCCCGGCGAGATTGCGCGCCGCCTCGATCACCGCCATCTGCATGCCGAAGCAGATGCCGAAATAGGGGACGTTGCGGGTGCGCGCGAAGGTCGCCGCGGCAATCTTTCCTTCCGCGCCACGCTCCCCGAAGCCGCCAGGAACGAGAATACCGTGCACGTCCTCGAGATAGAGGGCCGTGTCCTCCCGCTCGAACACCTCCGAATCGATCCAGCGCATGTTCACGCGGACATTGTTCGCGATGCCGCCGTGGATCAGCGCTTCCGACAACGACTTGTAGGCGTCGAGCAGGCCCGTGTACTTGCCGACGACGGCAATCGTCACTTCCCCCTCGGGCTGCATCACGGCATCGACGATGCCGCGCCACGCCCCGAGTTCAGGCTCCGGCGCGTCCTCGATCCCGAAGACCGCCAGCACCTCCCGGTCGAGTCCTTCCTCGTGATAGGCGATCGGCACCTGGTAGATCGTCGGCACATTGAGAGCCTGGATCACCGCGCTTGGCCGCACATTGCAGAACAGCGCGATCTTGCGCCGCTCGTCGGCCGGAATTTCCCGGTCGGCGCGGCACATCAGGATGTCCGGCTGGATGCCGATGGAACGCAGTTCCTTGACCGAATGCTGCGTCGGCTTGGTCTTCAACTCCCCCGCCGTGGAGATGAACGGCAGCAGGGTCAGGTGGATGAAGCACGCCTGCCCGCGCGGCAGCTCCTGTCCAAGCTGGCGGATCGCCTCGAAGAACGGCAGGCCCTCGATGTCGCCGACCGTGCCGCCGATCTCCACCAGCATGAAGTCGACGTCGTCGGCGCCATCCAGCACGAACGCCTTGATCGCGTCGGTCACGTGCGGGATCACCTGCACCGTGCCGCCGAGATAGTCGCCGCGCCGCTCCTTCTCGATCACGTTCTTGTAGATGCGCCCCGCGGTGACGTTGTCCCGCTGCGAGGCGGGCACACCCGTGAACCGCTCGTAATGCCCGAGGTCGAGGTCCGTCTCCGCACCGTCGTCGGTGACGTAAACCTCCCCGTGCTGATACGGGCTCATCGTGCCGGGGTCGACATTGAGATAGGGGTCGAGCTTGCGCAGGCGCACCCGGTAGCCGCGTGCCTGTAGCAACGCGCCGAGTGCCGCAGAAGCGAGCCCCTTTCCCAATGAGGAGACCACGCCGCCGGTTATGAATACGAACCGCGCCATGGACCTTCACCTTAGTCGAGATTCGGGGGGGCCGGAAGCACCTTCCGGCCCGTTACAAAACAGGAAACCGGAAACGGTCAGTCGGTCGCGGGAACCGACGGTCCGGAGGGTGCAGCCGGCGCGTCACCCGACGGCTGGGTGCCGACGGCCTCGCCCTTGAGCTGCTCGCTCGTCAGCGGTGTCGTGATCGGCGCGGTGTCGAGGATCGAGGAAGAGCCCGAATGGCCCGCGATCCAGGTCAGCGCCAGGCTCAACGCCATGAAAAGAGCCGCCAGGATCGCCGTTGTCCGGGTCAGCACATTGCCCGCGCCCCGGGCGGTCATCATGCCGCCGCCTCCGCCGATGCCCAGCGCGCCCCCTTCCGACTTCTGCAGCAGGACGACCCCGACGAGGAAGACGGTGACGACAAGATGGATGATCAGCAGGACCTGATACATGGCGAACCCTTCGAAAAGCCCGGTTGCACGGCGGCGGGACGCTTGTAGCCGCCGCCCGCGCGGGGGTGTTTAGCAGCCTTCGCGCGGCGTGTCACCTGACCGCGGTCACCGCTCTGCTGCAAACGCTTCGACGATGGGCAGGAAATCGGCCGCCTTCAGGCTTGCGCCGCCGACCAGCGCACCGTCGACGTCCGCAACGCCCGCGATGGATACGGCGTTCCCGGCCTTGACCGAGCCGCCGTAGAGCAGGCGGATCGCCCCCCCGGTCTCCGCGCCGTAGCGCGCCGTCAGCGCGGCCCGCATGGCCCCATGCACCTCAGCGATGTCCTCCTCGACGGGTGTGCGGCCCGTGCCGATGGCCCACACGGGCTCGTATGCGACGACGACGCTCGCCCCGCTCACGCCCTCGTCCGGAAGCGAGCCCGCAAGCTGGCTGCGCACGACGTCGAGTGCCTGGCCCGCATCGCGCTGGGCTTCGGTTTCACCCACACAGACGATGGCGACGAGGCCTGCCCCGTGGGCCGCGGCCACCTTGGCGCGCACGTCGGCGTCGGTTTCGCCGTGATCCGCGCGCCGCTCCGAATGGCCAAGGATGACCGCCCGCGCGCCCGCATCCGCCAGCATCGGGGCGGCGACGTCACCCGTGTGCGCGCCTGTGGCGTTTGCGTGGCAATCCTGCCCCCCTGCCGTCACCGCGGTCCCGGAGACGGCGTCTGCAAGCCGCGACAGCAGGGTCGCGGGCGGGCAGAGCATCACCTCGCAGGCGCCGGCGTGCACGGCCGCGCCTGCGGCGATCGCCTGCGCCTCGACCAGATGGCCCGCAAGGCCGTTCATCTTCCAGTTGCCAGCGACAAGCGGGGTGCGGGTCATGGGCCAGCCGTCCTCCAGACTGCGAACGAGGGTTCTGTTGCGCGTCTTGGTTGGCCGATCCGGCCGCCGGGATCAAGCCCGATTGCGCCCTGCCGGCGGGAGTGTCGTGCAGATTCTTTGCTTTTCGAGCACCAAGAGCCGCCGGCATTGGGTTGTAACGCCTCCCGCCCGCTCCTAATATCCGCCGCCCGACGGACCGGTTCGCGGTCCGCCGAACCGTTTTGCGCGCGTGAGCGAGGATGTCCGCCAAATGCTCGACCAGATGCGAAAGTTCGCCGGCGGCTGGGTCGCCGGTATCTTCATCGTCCTGCTTGCCGCGAGCTTTGCGGTCTGGGGCGTCGGCGACATGCTGCGCGGCGGTGCGTCGACCACCGTCGCCACGGTCGGCGACGTGCCGATCGAGGCGCCGGCCTTCCTGCGCGAACTGGACCAGGAGCGGCAGCGGCTTTCGCAGCAGCTGGGCCGCAACATCCTGCCGACCGAAGCGGTGCAGGAGGGAATCGACGGCCAGGTACTGGAGCGCATGATCGACCGCACCGTCCTCGACGTCATGGCCCACCGCATGGGCCTCGACACGCCGGATGCGGCAGTTGCTGACTATATCCGCACCCTTCCGGCCTTCCAGGGCCTCGACGGAACCTTCAACCGCACCGCGTTCGAAACCGTGCTGCGCCGGACCGGGTTTTCCGAGCAGGCGTTCCTCGAGAACGTGCGTGCCGATCTCACCCGCCAGCAATTGCTCGACGTGATCGGTGCGGGTGCGCAGCCGGCACTGCTCACGACGTCTGCGCTCAATCAATATGCCCGCGAAGCGCGGACGCTGAGCGCGCTCGTCATCCCGGCCTCAGCCGCTGGCGAGGTGACAGCCCCGACGGACGGGGAGCTGGCGTCCTATCACGAAGACAACACCCAGCGCTTTACCGCGCCGGAATACCGCGCGGTGACGCTGGTCGCGTTCGGGCCGCAGGATCTGGCCGCACAGATCGAGGTGCCGGAAGAAGATATCGCCGCACTCTACGAGACGCGAAAGCAAAGCTACACCGTGCCCGAACGGCGCACGGTCCAGCAGATGCTGTTCGACACGCAGGAAGCGGCGCAGGCGGCGGCGGCGCGCCTGCAGCTTGCGTCCGACCTCGACCAGGCCGTGGCCGATCTCGGCTTCTCGGCGGAGGAGATCTCTCTCGGTGCCGTGACGCGCGCCGAACTGCCGGACGCGGTCGCCGAAGCGGCGTTCGCCCTCGAGGCGCCCGGTGTGACGGCCCCGGTCGAGGGGCCCTTCGGCTGGACGCTGCTCCGGGTCACGGAGATCCAGCCCGAGGACGTGACCCCTCTCGCCAACGTGCGCGAACTCCTGCGCACCGAGCTTGCGCTGGAGCGAGCCAGGGACGAGCTATACGAGCTTTCGAACGTGTTCGAGGACCGGCGCGCGGGCGGCGAAACGCTGGAGGAAGCGGCGTCCGCACTCGACCTGCCTGTCTACAAGGCCGAGGCGATCGATGCGCGCGGTCTTGGCAAGGACGGTCAGCCGCCGCAGGACTTCCCCCGCATCGACGGGCTTCTGCAAGCCGTCTTCGAGTCGGACGTGGGGCTGGAGGAGCCGATCAACGAAACGACGGATGGCATCTATTGGGTCGTCCGCGTCGACGGGATCGAGCCTTCGCGCGTCAGGCCGCTCGACGAGGTGCGCGACCGCGTGGTCGAACTGGTGACGGCGGAGAAGCGCCAGGCCGCGCTCGCCGAAAAGGCAGAAGCCTATGCGGAAGCGGTGCGCAAGGGCGAAACGACCCTCGACAGCGTCGCCGCCGAGGTGGGTGCCGGCGTGCAGGAGATTTCGGGCCTTACGCGCCTGCAGCCGAAAGCGCCTGTCTCGGGCGACATGCTGGACGCACTGTTCGAGGCGGCGGAAGGCGGCGTCGTGACCGGACCTGCGGCGGGCAGCGACGGGTATCTGCTGGGCCGCGTCACGGCGATCTCCAGACCCGAGGGCGATGCGGCGGCGCAGGCAGCGCAGACCCGCCAGGCGCAGCTTTCCGATCTCTACCGGCAGGAACTCATCGCTTCTTACATCGCCGACGCGAAGCAGGCGCTCGAGGTGAGCCGCGACCCGGCTGCCATTCGCGCCGCGCTCAACTCCTATGGCGCGCTCTGAGGCGCGAAGGAAGGCCGCATGATCACGTCTCCGGCGTTCGACGCCTTCGCCGCAGCCTATGATGCAGGCCGCGCACAGGTCGTCTGGACCACGTATGTCGCGGACCTGGAGACACCCGTCTCCGCCTTCCTCAAGCTGGCACACGGCCGTCCGCAGAGCTTCCTGTTCGAGAGTGTGGAAGGCGGCGCCGTGCGCGGCCGCTACTCCATGATCTGCATGAAGCCCGACCTGATCTGGCGTGCGTTCGGCAGCCGGTCGGAGATCAACCGCTCCGCACGCTACGATCCCGATGCCTACGAGGCGTGCGAGAAGCCGCCGCTCGACGCCCTGCGCGACCTGATCGCGGAAACCCGGATCGAGGACATGCCGGCAGAGTTGCCGCCCATGGCCGCGGGCCTTTTCGGCTACATGGGCTATGACACCGTGCGGCTCGTCGAGCGGCTGCCGGAACCGAACACGGACGTGCTCGGCGTGCCTGATGCGATTCTCGTCCGCCCGACGATCGTGGTGATCTTCGACAGCGTGAAGGACCTCGTGACGGTGGTCACGCCGGTCCGGCCCGAACCGGGCGTCTCGGCGCGGGCGGCGCATGCCCGGGCGTGCGAGCGGCTCGCGGACGTGCTGGCAGATTTCGAGCGCGCGCTCCCGGCCACCGGCTACGACACGCGCACACTGGAGACGGCGATCCCGGCACCGGCCTCCAACATGTCGAAGGAAGCCTATTTCGAGATGGTGGAGCGGGCGAAGGAGTACATCCTGGCCGGCGACATCTTCCAGGTCGTGCTGAGCCAGCGCTTTGCCGTGCCCTTCCCGCTGCCGCCCTTCGCGCTCTACCGTGCGCTGCGCCGGACGAACCCCTCCCCCTACATGTATTTCCTCGACTTCGACGGGTTCTCGGTCGTTGGCTCGAGCCCGGAGATCCTTGTGCGCGTGCGTGACGGAAAGGTGACGATCCGCCCCATCGCGGGCACCCGCCCGCGAGGCAAGGACGAGGCGGAGGACGACGCACTCGAGGCCGACCTGCTCTCCGACCCCAAGGAACTTGCCGAGCACCTGATGCTGCTCGACCTCGGCCGCAACGACGTGGGCCGGGTCGCCGAAATCGGCTCCGTCGAGGTGACGGAGGAGTTCGGGATCGAACGCTACAGCCATGTCATGCACATAGTATCCAACGTGGACGGCAAGGTGCGCGGCGACGTCGATGCGCTCGACGCGCTGCAGGCCGGGCTTCCGGCGGGCACCATCTCGGGCGCGCCGAAGGTCCGCGCGATGGAGATCATCGACGAACTGGAGCCGGAGAAGCGCGGCATCTATGGCGGCGGCATCGGCTATTTCGCCGCGAACGGCAGCATGGACACCTGCCTTGTCCTGCGCACGGCGGTTGTCAAGGACGGCACGATGTACGTGCAGGCAGGCGGCGGTGTCGTCGCGGATTCCACACCCGAAGGCGAGTACCAGGAGACCGTGAACAAGGCGAAGGCCGTTGTCCGCGCGGCGGAGGAGGCCGTGCGCTTTGCGGCGTCGGGGGGGCGGCGGCAGTAGCCCGCCGGTTTCCGCCCGACGGGCCGGCCCCCTGCCCTAGCCGCGCAGCGACTTCACGATGGTCGTGACCGGCACGATCACGAAGCCTCGGTCCTCGATGGACTTGAGCCAGGGTTCGAGCATGTCCAGCGTCATCGGACGCGGGTGGCCGATGCCGACGGCAAAACCGTACTTCTTCGCCTTCCGCTCCAGTATTTCCAGCTGTTCCTGGATCGAGCCCTGTACGTCCTCGTAGTCGATGAAGACGTCGCGGTCGACGTTGGGAAGCTGCATCCGGCGCGCGAGCGGGCCCGCGACCGACTTGGCGCTCGTCCGGCTGTCGACGAACAGGAGGCCGCGCCGGGACAACTCGTCCATCACGACCGTCATCGCGTCCTGGTCCGCCGTGACCAGGCTGCCCATGTGATTGTTGACGCCAACGACACCGTCGATGCGCGCGAGGTGCCAGTCGAGCCGGGAGCGCAATTCGTTGAGGCCGAGCCCCGCCAGCAGCGCGTTCGGACCCGGGTCGAGCGGGAGCACAGGCTCCATCGGGATGTGCGCCATCGCCTCGAAGCCTGCAGCGCGCGCGCGATCGACCTGCGCCTGCACGTTCTCCACATGCGGGAAGAAGGAGAGCGTCAGCGGCTTGTCGAAGCTCAGGATCCGCTCGAAGGAAGACATGCTGTTGCCCATGTCGTCGATGATGATTGCGATCATCGGGCGCCCGGCGATCGGGGGCGGCGGCACGGCATTGCGCCGCCATGCAGGCAACAGCGCGCTCGGCGCCACTTCGCGCGGAACCGTGGGCAGTGCGGCGACCTCGGCCTGCGGTGCGGCGGCCTCCGGTGCCGGTACCGATGCGGGCGGCACCGTCTCGGGCAGGCCCAGCGTCTCGGGAACCGCCATGCGTCCGATCCCCTCGTTCCCGAAGTCGAATCCCTGCGGCACGGCGGGAAGAGCCGGTGCAGTCTCCGGTGAGATCACGCGCGGCGCAGCATCGCCCGCGCCGGATGTGGCGGGGGTAAGGATGGCAGGCTGCCCATCGGGCATCGCCACCTCGCTGCCCGTCCCGCGGACCAGATAGAGCGCGAGGACGGCCGCCGAAAGCGCCGCCACAGCCGCGTAGAGGCAGAGCAGGTAGAGCGACGGTGCCTTGCGCAGGCCCTTGCCGAGGTCGGCAACCCGGACCGTGGCCGCGGGCTCGCCGAGTGCCGCGATCGCGTCGGCGGCCAAGGTCTTGAAGACCTCGGCCGGCGGCCTGCCCGCCGCGGCGTTCCTGGAACCCTTCGCAACCAAGGTACTGACCACCGAATTCATCCGAACCTGACCTCTTCTACACAACTGCTGCGCCGCCGTCCTGCCGGGTGGCTTGACGCTCCGCGGCGGAGAGCCTTTAGTGCCCAACCGAACCCAGGGGTACGGGAAGACCGTCCCTGCACCCTTCGACCGTGCGAGTGACCGCGATGATCCTGCTGATCGACAACTACGACAGCTTTACCTGGAACCTCGTCCACTATCTGGGCGAGCTTGGGGCCAAGGTGGACGTGGTCCGCAACGACCAGATCACACCGGCCGAAGCCATGGCGCGCAGGCCTGCGGCCATCGTGATCTCGCCGGGCCCCTGCGATCCGGACCGGGCGGGCATCTGCCTCGACCTCATCGCCGCCGCATGGCGAGAGGTGCCGATCTTCGGCGTCTGCCTCGGCCACCAGGCGATCGCGCAATCCTTCGGTGCGCGCATCGTCCGCGCGCCGGTGCCCATGCACGGCAAGGTCAGCAAGATCAGCCACGACGGAACCGGCGTCTTCCAGGGCGTGCCCAACCCGTTCGAGGCGACGCGCTATCACTCCCTCACCGTCGACCCGGAGAGCGTACCCGACTGCCTGCGGGTGACGGCGCACAGCGAGGACGGCGTCATCATGGGTGTGTCGCATCGCGAGCGGCCCGTCCACGGGGTACAGTTCCATCCTGAAAGCATTCGCACGAACCATGGCAGGGCCATGCTTAAGAACTTCCTAAATCTTGCAGCGGTGGCGGCATGACGGCGGCGCAGGAACGCAGTCTTCGCCCCCTCATCGCGCGGGTCGCCGACGGCACCGCCCTGACCGAGGATGAGGCCATGCAGGCCTTCGACATCATGATGTCGGGCGAGGCGACGCCCTCGCAGATCGGCGGTTTCCTGATGGCGCTCAGGGTGCGCGGAGAAACCGTCGACGAGATCACCGGTGGCGCGCGCATCATGCGCTCCAAGGCGTTGAAAGTGGATGCGCCCGCCGGTGCCGTCGACACGTGCGGCACGGGCGGCGATGCGTCCGGCACCTACAATGTGTCGACCGCTGTCGCCTTCGTCGTCGCTGCTTGCGGTGTGCCCGTCGCCAAGCACGGCAACCGGGCGCTCTCGTCGAAGTCAGGCTCCGCCGACGTGCTCTCTGCGCTGGGCGTGAACATCGAACTGGACGCCGGCCTCGTCGCCCGCGCGATCCGCGAGGCCGGCCTCGGCTTCATGATGGCGCCGCGCCACCACGGTGCAATGCGGCATGTCGGCCCGACGCGGGTTGAGCTCGGCACCCGCACGATCTTCAACCTGCTGGGTCCGCTCTCGAACCCCGCTGGCGCACGCCGCCAGCTGATCGGCGTCTTTTCCGACCGGTGGGTCGTGCCGATGGCGGAAGTGCTGGGCAAGCTGGGGGCCGAGCGCGCCTGGGTCGTCCACGGCAGCGACGGGCTCGACGAACTGACGACCACGGGTCCGAGCATTGTCGCCGAATGGCACGCGGGCGCCGTGCGCACGTTCGAGGTCACGCCGGAGGACGCTGGCCTGTCCCGCGCCACGGCGGCGGATCTGCGCGGCGGCGATGCGGAGGTCAACGCCAGGGCGCTGAAGGCCGTGCTCGACGGGTCAAGGGACGCATACCGAGACATCGTGCTGCTCAACGCCGCGGCGACGCTGATCGTCGCGGACAAGGCCGCCGACCTGAAATCCGGCGCGGCGACAGCTGCCGACGCCATCGACAGCGGGAAGGCGCGGGCCGTGCTCGACCGGCTCGTCGCGGTCACCAACTCCTGAAGCGCCGGACAGACCCATGAGCGACATTCTCGACCGGATCCGCGACTACAAGCTCGAGGAGGTGGCTGCACGCAAGGCCGTGCGTCCCCTCGCAAGCGTGGAGCGCGACGCCCGCGCCGCCCCGCCCGTGCGGGGCTTTCACGCGGCCCTTCTGCGCGCGCAGGAAGAAGAGCGCTACGGCCTTGTCGCCGAGATCAAGAAGGCGAGCCCCTCAAAGGGCCTGATCCGCGCCGATTTCGACCCGCCGGCGCTCGCACGCGCCTATACGGACGGTGGTGCGTCCTGCCTTTCGGTGCTGACCGACACGCCCTCCTTCCAGGGCGAGGACAGCTACCTGACGGCGGCGCGGGAGGCGACCCATCTGCCCGTGCTGC
It contains:
- a CDS encoding CTP synthase, which encodes MARFVFITGGVVSSLGKGLASAALGALLQARGYRVRLRKLDPYLNVDPGTMSPYQHGEVYVTDDGAETDLDLGHYERFTGVPASQRDNVTAGRIYKNVIEKERRGDYLGGTVQVIPHVTDAIKAFVLDGADDVDFMLVEIGGTVGDIEGLPFFEAIRQLGQELPRGQACFIHLTLLPFISTAGELKTKPTQHSVKELRSIGIQPDILMCRADREIPADERRKIALFCNVRPSAVIQALNVPTIYQVPIAYHEEGLDREVLAVFGIEDAPEPELGAWRGIVDAVMQPEGEVTIAVVGKYTGLLDAYKSLSEALIHGGIANNVRVNMRWIDSEVFEREDTALYLEDVHGILVPGGFGERGAEGKIAAATFARTRNVPYFGICFGMQMAVIEAARNLAGIAKASSTEFGPCEEPVVGLMTEWMRGEQLERRQANGNLGGTMRLGAFEARLSPNSRIASIYGANTISERHRHRYEVNMGYRERLEQAGMLVAGTSPDGLLPETVELPDHPWFIGVQYHPELKSKPFAPHPLFASFVKAAVEQSRLV
- the secG gene encoding preprotein translocase subunit SecG; translation: MYQVLLIIHLVVTVFLVGVVLLQKSEGGALGIGGGGGMMTARGAGNVLTRTTAILAALFMALSLALTWIAGHSGSSSILDTAPITTPLTSEQLKGEAVGTQPSGDAPAAPSGPSVPATD
- the tpiA gene encoding triose-phosphate isomerase — translated: MTRTPLVAGNWKMNGLAGHLVEAQAIAAGAAVHAGACEVMLCPPATLLSRLADAVSGTAVTAGGQDCHANATGAHTGDVAAPMLADAGARAVILGHSERRADHGETDADVRAKVAAAHGAGLVAIVCVGETEAQRDAGQALDVVRSQLAGSLPDEGVSGASVVVAYEPVWAIGTGRTPVEEDIAEVHGAMRAALTARYGAETGGAIRLLYGGSVKAGNAVSIAGVADVDGALVGGASLKAADFLPIVEAFAAER
- a CDS encoding SurA N-terminal domain-containing protein: MLDQMRKFAGGWVAGIFIVLLAASFAVWGVGDMLRGGASTTVATVGDVPIEAPAFLRELDQERQRLSQQLGRNILPTEAVQEGIDGQVLERMIDRTVLDVMAHRMGLDTPDAAVADYIRTLPAFQGLDGTFNRTAFETVLRRTGFSEQAFLENVRADLTRQQLLDVIGAGAQPALLTTSALNQYAREARTLSALVIPASAAGEVTAPTDGELASYHEDNTQRFTAPEYRAVTLVAFGPQDLAAQIEVPEEDIAALYETRKQSYTVPERRTVQQMLFDTQEAAQAAAARLQLASDLDQAVADLGFSAEEISLGAVTRAELPDAVAEAAFALEAPGVTAPVEGPFGWTLLRVTEIQPEDVTPLANVRELLRTELALERARDELYELSNVFEDRRAGGETLEEAASALDLPVYKAEAIDARGLGKDGQPPQDFPRIDGLLQAVFESDVGLEEPINETTDGIYWVVRVDGIEPSRVRPLDEVRDRVVELVTAEKRQAALAEKAEAYAEAVRKGETTLDSVAAEVGAGVQEISGLTRLQPKAPVSGDMLDALFEAAEGGVVTGPAAGSDGYLLGRVTAISRPEGDAAAQAAQTRQAQLSDLYRQELIASYIADAKQALEVSRDPAAIRAALNSYGAL
- the trpE gene encoding anthranilate synthase component I, which encodes MITSPAFDAFAAAYDAGRAQVVWTTYVADLETPVSAFLKLAHGRPQSFLFESVEGGAVRGRYSMICMKPDLIWRAFGSRSEINRSARYDPDAYEACEKPPLDALRDLIAETRIEDMPAELPPMAAGLFGYMGYDTVRLVERLPEPNTDVLGVPDAILVRPTIVVIFDSVKDLVTVVTPVRPEPGVSARAAHARACERLADVLADFERALPATGYDTRTLETAIPAPASNMSKEAYFEMVERAKEYILAGDIFQVVLSQRFAVPFPLPPFALYRALRRTNPSPYMYFLDFDGFSVVGSSPEILVRVRDGKVTIRPIAGTRPRGKDEAEDDALEADLLSDPKELAEHLMLLDLGRNDVGRVAEIGSVEVTEEFGIERYSHVMHIVSNVDGKVRGDVDALDALQAGLPAGTISGAPKVRAMEIIDELEPEKRGIYGGGIGYFAANGSMDTCLVLRTAVVKDGTMYVQAGGGVVADSTPEGEYQETVNKAKAVVRAAEEAVRFAASGGRRQ
- a CDS encoding divergent polysaccharide deacetylase family protein, translating into MVSTLVAKGSRNAAAGRPPAEVFKTLAADAIAALGEPAATVRVADLGKGLRKAPSLYLLCLYAAVAALSAAVLALYLVRGTGSEVAMPDGQPAILTPATSGAGDAAPRVISPETAPALPAVPQGFDFGNEGIGRMAVPETLGLPETVPPASVPAPEAAAPQAEVAALPTVPREVAPSALLPAWRRNAVPPPPIAGRPMIAIIIDDMGNSMSSFERILSFDKPLTLSFFPHVENVQAQVDRARAAGFEAMAHIPMEPVLPLDPGPNALLAGLGLNELRSRLDWHLARIDGVVGVNNHMGSLVTADQDAMTVVMDELSRRGLLFVDSRTSAKSVAGPLARRMQLPNVDRDVFIDYEDVQGSIQEQLEILERKAKKYGFAVGIGHPRPMTLDMLEPWLKSIEDRGFVIVPVTTIVKSLRG
- a CDS encoding anthranilate synthase component II → MILLIDNYDSFTWNLVHYLGELGAKVDVVRNDQITPAEAMARRPAAIVISPGPCDPDRAGICLDLIAAAWREVPIFGVCLGHQAIAQSFGARIVRAPVPMHGKVSKISHDGTGVFQGVPNPFEATRYHSLTVDPESVPDCLRVTAHSEDGVIMGVSHRERPVHGVQFHPESIRTNHGRAMLKNFLNLAAVAA
- the trpD gene encoding anthranilate phosphoribosyltransferase, with the translated sequence MTAAQERSLRPLIARVADGTALTEDEAMQAFDIMMSGEATPSQIGGFLMALRVRGETVDEITGGARIMRSKALKVDAPAGAVDTCGTGGDASGTYNVSTAVAFVVAACGVPVAKHGNRALSSKSGSADVLSALGVNIELDAGLVARAIREAGLGFMMAPRHHGAMRHVGPTRVELGTRTIFNLLGPLSNPAGARRQLIGVFSDRWVVPMAEVLGKLGAERAWVVHGSDGLDELTTTGPSIVAEWHAGAVRTFEVTPEDAGLSRATAADLRGGDAEVNARALKAVLDGSRDAYRDIVLLNAAATLIVADKAADLKSGAATAADAIDSGKARAVLDRLVAVTNS